From Rattus rattus isolate New Zealand chromosome 17, Rrattus_CSIRO_v1, whole genome shotgun sequence, the proteins below share one genomic window:
- the Cdk10 gene encoding cyclin-dependent kinase 10 isoform X3: MDKEKDGIPISSLREITLLLRLRHPNIVELKEVVVGNHLESIFLVMGYCEQDLASLLENMPTPFSEAQVKCILLQVLRGLQYLHRSFIIHRDLKVSNLLMTDKGCVKTADFGLARAYGVPVKPMTPKVVTLWYRAPELLLGTTTQTTSIDMWAVGCILAELLAHKPLLPGTSEIHQIDLIVQLLGTPSENIWPGFSKLPLAGQYSLRKQPYNNLKHKFPWLSEAGLRLLNFLFMYDPKKRATAGDCLESSYFKEKPLPCEPELMPTFPHHRNKRAAPAATEGQSKRCRP; encoded by the exons ATGGACAAAGAGAAAGATG GCATCCCCATCAGCAGCCTGCGTGAAATCACACTGCTCCTGCGTCTCCGCCATCCCAACATTGTGGAGCTGAAGGAGGTGGTTGTGGGCAACCACCTGGAGAG CATCTTTCTGGTCATGGGTTACTGTGAACAAGATCTGGCCAGCCTATTGGAAAATATGCCAACGCCCTTCTCGGAGGCCCAG GTTAAGTGCATCCTGCTGCAAGTGCTTCGAGGCCTTCAGTACCTGCACCGGAGCTTCATCATCCACAG GGACCTGAAGGTGTCCAACTTGCTCATGACAGATAAGGGGTGTGTGAAGACAG CCGATTTCGGCCTGGCTCGGGCCTATGGTGTTCCAGTAAAGCCAATGACTCCCAAGGTTGTTACCCTCTG GTACCGAGCCCCAGAGCTGCTGCTTGGAACTACTACCCAGACTACCAGCATCGACATGTG GGCTGTTGGCTGCATCCTGGCAGAGCTGCTGGCCCATAAGCCCCTTCTCCCTGGCACTTCCGAGATCCACCAGATCGACTTGATCGTACAGCTGTTGGGGACACCGAGTGAGAATATCTGGCCG GGTTTCTCCAAGCTGCCCCTGGCCGGCCAGTACAGCCTGAGGAAACAGCCCTACAACAACCTCAAGCACAAGTTCCCGTGGCTCTCAGAGGCCGGACTTCGCCTGCTCAACTTCCTCTTCATGTATGACCCTAAGAAAAG GGCAACAGCAGGAGACTGCCTGGAGAGTTCCTACTTCAAGGAGAAGCCCCTAC CCTGCGAGCCGGAGCTCATGCCTACCTTCCCCCACCACCGTAACAAGCGTGCTGCCCCAGCTGCCACTGAGGGGCAGAGCAAACGATGCCGGCCCTGA
- the Cdk10 gene encoding cyclin-dependent kinase 10 isoform X1: protein MVAFCLVSKMQVMSQCQIWVRHHLCCSFQIPTLAASLFQLGRCRSVKEFEKLNRIGEGTYGIVYRARDTQTDEIVALKKVRMDKEKDGIPISSLREITLLLRLRHPNIVELKEVVVGNHLESIFLVMGYCEQDLASLLENMPTPFSEAQVKCILLQVLRGLQYLHRSFIIHRDLKVSNLLMTDKGCVKTADFGLARAYGVPVKPMTPKVVTLWYRAPELLLGTTTQTTSIDMWAVGCILAELLAHKPLLPGTSEIHQIDLIVQLLGTPSENIWPGFSKLPLAGQYSLRKQPYNNLKHKFPWLSEAGLRLLNFLFMYDPKKRATAGDCLESSYFKEKPLPCEPELMPTFPHHRNKRAAPAATEGQSKRCRP from the exons ATGGTTGCTTTCTGTTTGGTAAGCAAGATGCAAGTGATGTCTCAGTGCCAGATATGGGTGAGACACCACTTGTGCTGTAGCTTCCAGATCCCCACACTGGCTGCCTCTCTCTTCCAGCTGGGAAGATGCCGAAGCGTTAAGGAGTTCGAGAAGCTGAACCGGATTGGCGAGGGCACCTATGGCATTGTGT ATCGAGCCCGGGATACGCAGACGGATGAAATTGTTGCCCTGAAGAAGGTGCGGATGGACAAAGAGAAAGATG GCATCCCCATCAGCAGCCTGCGTGAAATCACACTGCTCCTGCGTCTCCGCCATCCCAACATTGTGGAGCTGAAGGAGGTGGTTGTGGGCAACCACCTGGAGAG CATCTTTCTGGTCATGGGTTACTGTGAACAAGATCTGGCCAGCCTATTGGAAAATATGCCAACGCCCTTCTCGGAGGCCCAG GTTAAGTGCATCCTGCTGCAAGTGCTTCGAGGCCTTCAGTACCTGCACCGGAGCTTCATCATCCACAG GGACCTGAAGGTGTCCAACTTGCTCATGACAGATAAGGGGTGTGTGAAGACAG CCGATTTCGGCCTGGCTCGGGCCTATGGTGTTCCAGTAAAGCCAATGACTCCCAAGGTTGTTACCCTCTG GTACCGAGCCCCAGAGCTGCTGCTTGGAACTACTACCCAGACTACCAGCATCGACATGTG GGCTGTTGGCTGCATCCTGGCAGAGCTGCTGGCCCATAAGCCCCTTCTCCCTGGCACTTCCGAGATCCACCAGATCGACTTGATCGTACAGCTGTTGGGGACACCGAGTGAGAATATCTGGCCG GGTTTCTCCAAGCTGCCCCTGGCCGGCCAGTACAGCCTGAGGAAACAGCCCTACAACAACCTCAAGCACAAGTTCCCGTGGCTCTCAGAGGCCGGACTTCGCCTGCTCAACTTCCTCTTCATGTATGACCCTAAGAAAAG GGCAACAGCAGGAGACTGCCTGGAGAGTTCCTACTTCAAGGAGAAGCCCCTAC CCTGCGAGCCGGAGCTCATGCCTACCTTCCCCCACCACCGTAACAAGCGTGCTGCCCCAGCTGCCACTGAGGGGCAGAGCAAACGATGCCGGCCCTGA
- the Cdk10 gene encoding cyclin-dependent kinase 10 isoform X2, whose protein sequence is MAEVDLESDQIRLKCIRKEGFFTVPPEHRLGRCRSVKEFEKLNRIGEGTYGIVYRARDTQTDEIVALKKVRMDKEKDGIPISSLREITLLLRLRHPNIVELKEVVVGNHLESIFLVMGYCEQDLASLLENMPTPFSEAQVKCILLQVLRGLQYLHRSFIIHRDLKVSNLLMTDKGCVKTADFGLARAYGVPVKPMTPKVVTLWYRAPELLLGTTTQTTSIDMWAVGCILAELLAHKPLLPGTSEIHQIDLIVQLLGTPSENIWPGFSKLPLAGQYSLRKQPYNNLKHKFPWLSEAGLRLLNFLFMYDPKKRATAGDCLESSYFKEKPLPCEPELMPTFPHHRNKRAAPAATEGQSKRCRP, encoded by the exons CTGGGAAGATGCCGAAGCGTTAAGGAGTTCGAGAAGCTGAACCGGATTGGCGAGGGCACCTATGGCATTGTGT ATCGAGCCCGGGATACGCAGACGGATGAAATTGTTGCCCTGAAGAAGGTGCGGATGGACAAAGAGAAAGATG GCATCCCCATCAGCAGCCTGCGTGAAATCACACTGCTCCTGCGTCTCCGCCATCCCAACATTGTGGAGCTGAAGGAGGTGGTTGTGGGCAACCACCTGGAGAG CATCTTTCTGGTCATGGGTTACTGTGAACAAGATCTGGCCAGCCTATTGGAAAATATGCCAACGCCCTTCTCGGAGGCCCAG GTTAAGTGCATCCTGCTGCAAGTGCTTCGAGGCCTTCAGTACCTGCACCGGAGCTTCATCATCCACAG GGACCTGAAGGTGTCCAACTTGCTCATGACAGATAAGGGGTGTGTGAAGACAG CCGATTTCGGCCTGGCTCGGGCCTATGGTGTTCCAGTAAAGCCAATGACTCCCAAGGTTGTTACCCTCTG GTACCGAGCCCCAGAGCTGCTGCTTGGAACTACTACCCAGACTACCAGCATCGACATGTG GGCTGTTGGCTGCATCCTGGCAGAGCTGCTGGCCCATAAGCCCCTTCTCCCTGGCACTTCCGAGATCCACCAGATCGACTTGATCGTACAGCTGTTGGGGACACCGAGTGAGAATATCTGGCCG GGTTTCTCCAAGCTGCCCCTGGCCGGCCAGTACAGCCTGAGGAAACAGCCCTACAACAACCTCAAGCACAAGTTCCCGTGGCTCTCAGAGGCCGGACTTCGCCTGCTCAACTTCCTCTTCATGTATGACCCTAAGAAAAG GGCAACAGCAGGAGACTGCCTGGAGAGTTCCTACTTCAAGGAGAAGCCCCTAC CCTGCGAGCCGGAGCTCATGCCTACCTTCCCCCACCACCGTAACAAGCGTGCTGCCCCAGCTGCCACTGAGGGGCAGAGCAAACGATGCCGGCCCTGA